A single region of the Ictalurus punctatus breed USDA103 chromosome 26, Coco_2.0, whole genome shotgun sequence genome encodes:
- the rnaseh2a gene encoding ribonuclease H2 subunit A (The RefSeq protein has 1 substitution compared to this genomic sequence): MVYGICFCPVSRKENLKNLKVADSKTLSEAERENLFLKLDKAKGFVGWALQILSPNTISTSMLQRAKYNLNALSHDAAIGLVQYALDCGVQLKEVFVDTVGPAEKYEE, encoded by the exons ATGGTGTATGGAATATGTTTCTGTCCTGTGTCCAGAAAGGAGAACCTGAAGAACCTGAAAGTTGCAG ACTCGAAGACGCTGAgcgaggcggagagagagaatCTGTTCCTGAAGCTGGACAAGGCCAAAGGTTTTGTGGGCTGGGCTCTTCAGATCCTCTCACCCAATACCATCTCCACCAGCATGTTacagag ggtgaagtATAACCTAAACGCTCTGTCTCATGATGCCGCTATCGGGTTAGTGCAGTACGCGCTGGACTGCGGAGTCCAGCTCAAAGAG GTGTTTGTGGACACGGTGGGCCCGGCGGAGAAATACGAGGAGAAG
- the rnaseh2a gene encoding ribonuclease H2 subunit A isoform X1, which translates to MDLRDFEADNSVSCRLSSPVPDVCRTEDCCLGIDEAGRGPVLGPMVYGICFCPVSRKENLKNLKVADSKTLSEAERENLFLKLDKAKGFVGWALQILSPNTISTSMLQRVKYNLNALSHDAAIGLVQYALDCGVQLKEVFVDTVGPAEKYEEKLSQRFPGVKVTVRPKADSLFPIVSAASICAKVARDHAVKDWKFTEDLGRVDTDYGSGYPNDPKTKSWLLKYLDPVFGYPQFVRFSWSTAQTLLDSKAVPVHWDDDEEDGEKAAARQNNTSVLSYFSRSKPAGNTHTRETHRFFTERRLQSIDTL; encoded by the exons ATGGATTTGAGAGACTTTGAGGCGGATAATTCGGTCAGTTGCCGGCTGTCCTCTCCTGTCCCTGATGTCTGCAGGACTGAAGACTGCTGTCTGGGCATCGACGAGGCCGGCAGAGGTCCTGTCCTGG GTCCTATGGTGTATGGAATATGTTTCTGTCCTGTGTCCAGAAAGGAGAACCTGAAGAACCTGAAAGTTGCAG ACTCGAAGACGCTGAgcgaggcggagagagagaatCTGTTCCTGAAGCTGGACAAGGCCAAAGGTTTTGTGGGCTGGGCTCTTCAGATCCTCTCACCCAATACCATCTCCACCAGCATGTTacagag ggtgaagtATAACCTAAACGCTCTGTCTCATGATGCCGCTATCGGGTTAGTGCAGTACGCGCTGGACTGCGGAGTCCAGCTCAAAGAG GTGTTTGTGGACACGGTGGGCCCGGCGGAGAAATACGAGGAGAAGCTGTCTCAGCGTTTTCCCGGGGTGAAGGTGACCGTACGGCCCAAAGCAGACTCGCTCTTCCCCATCGTCAGCGCCGCCAGCATCTGCGCCAAG GTGGCTCGAGACCATGCCGTGAAAGACTGGAAGTTTACAGAAGATCTAGGCAGAGTGGACACCGATTACGGCTCGGGATACCCCAACG acccAAAGACTAAGAGCTGGCTGTTGAAGTATCTGGACCCGGTGTTCGGTTATCCGCAGTTTGTGCGTTTCAGCTGGAGCACAGCGCAGACTCTACTGGACAGCAAAGCAGTCCCAGTGCACTG ggacgATGACGAGGAGGACGGAGAGAAAGCGGCAGCTCGACAGAATAATACGTCCGTGCTGTCGTACTTCAGTCGCAGCAAACCTGCCggcaacacacacacgagagagacACACCGCTTCTTCACCGAGCGCAGATTACAGAGCATCGACACACTCTGA